One window of the Shimwellia blattae DSM 4481 = NBRC 105725 genome contains the following:
- the paaC gene encoding 1,2-phenylacetyl-CoA epoxidase subunit PaaC, with translation MTELTPLAFYTRHLGDNSLVLSQRLCAWCGFAPELEIDLALANIGLDLLGQARNLLTYSASLTDSTLDEDQLAYGRDERQYTNVLLAEQPNGEFSDTLVRQYLMDAWHLPLYQRLVESRDPGLAAIAAKAVKEVRYHLRFSRGWLVRLGQGTALSNQKMQQALDNLWRFSGEMFVASPQEQALAEQGIIPAAESLKAPWLAEVHSGIADAGLVLPASVPYRTGGKQGLHSEHLGPLLAEMQYLQRAYPGQQW, from the coding sequence GTGACTGAATTAACTCCACTGGCCTTTTATACCCGCCACCTGGGCGACAACAGCCTGGTGTTATCCCAGCGGCTGTGTGCCTGGTGCGGCTTTGCGCCGGAGCTGGAAATCGATCTGGCGCTGGCCAATATCGGGCTTGATCTGCTGGGCCAGGCGCGCAATTTGCTGACCTACTCCGCCAGTCTGACCGACAGCACGCTGGATGAAGACCAGCTGGCCTATGGCCGCGACGAGCGCCAGTACACCAATGTATTACTGGCAGAACAGCCCAACGGCGAGTTCAGCGACACCCTGGTGCGCCAGTACCTGATGGACGCCTGGCACCTGCCTTTATATCAGCGCCTGGTGGAGAGCCGCGATCCGGGCCTGGCCGCCATTGCCGCCAAAGCGGTCAAAGAGGTGCGCTACCACCTGCGCTTTAGCCGTGGCTGGCTGGTCCGCCTGGGCCAGGGCACGGCCCTCTCAAACCAGAAAATGCAGCAGGCGCTGGATAATCTGTGGCGCTTTAGCGGCGAAATGTTTGTTGCCTCTCCCCAGGAGCAGGCACTGGCAGAGCAGGGAATCATCCCGGCGGCAGAGAGCCTGAAGGCGCCGTGGCTGGCAGAAGTGCACAGCGGTATTGCCGATGCCGGGCTGGTACTGCCGGCCAGCGTCCCGTACCGCACTGGCGGTAAGCAGGGGCTGCACAGCGAACACCTGGGCCCGCTGCTGGCTGAAATGCAGTACCTGCAGCGCGCCTACCCCGGGCAGCAGTGGTAA
- the tyrR gene encoding transcriptional regulator TyrR, producing MRLEVICEDRLGLTRELLDLLVLRSIDLRGIEIDPVGRIYLNFASLDFDIFSNLMAEIRRISGVMDVRTVPWMPSEREHRALSALLQALPEPVFSLDMKGKVEQANQASCALFGLSSDKLRHHNAAGLIGSFNFSRWLENAHDQPHSEHVVINGHHFLMEITPVHLLDEGSARVLVGAVVMLRSTARMGQQLKDLSDRDPGAFDPVVAVSPRMHQVVEQARKLALLNAPLLITGETGTGKDLLARACHLASTRAHKPYLALNCASIPEGDVESELFGNARDGKKGFFEQANGGSVLLDEIGEMSPGMQTKLLRFLNDGTFRRVGEDHEIHVDVRVICATQKNLTDLVHKGLFREDLYYRLNVLTLNLPPLRERPQDIMPLTELFVARFADEQGVPCPKLAVDLGTVLGRYSWPGNVRQLKNTLYRSLTQLEGYELRARDILLPDFDTATLSVSEDAMEGSLDDITRRFECSVLTQLYRSYPSTRKLAKRLGVSHTAIANKLREYGLGQKKASDD from the coding sequence ATGCGTCTGGAAGTCATCTGTGAAGACCGCCTTGGTCTGACTCGCGAATTGCTTGACCTGCTGGTATTGCGGAGCATCGATTTGCGGGGCATTGAAATTGATCCGGTCGGGCGGATCTACCTGAATTTTGCCTCTCTTGATTTTGACATCTTCAGTAATCTGATGGCCGAGATCCGCCGTATCTCCGGGGTGATGGACGTGCGAACCGTTCCCTGGATGCCTTCTGAACGCGAACACCGGGCCCTGAGCGCCCTGTTGCAGGCGCTGCCTGAGCCGGTCTTCTCCCTCGATATGAAAGGGAAAGTGGAGCAGGCAAACCAGGCGAGCTGTGCCCTGTTTGGCCTGAGCAGCGACAAGCTGCGCCACCACAATGCCGCCGGGCTTATCGGCAGTTTTAACTTCAGCCGCTGGCTGGAGAACGCCCACGATCAGCCCCACAGTGAACATGTGGTGATAAACGGCCACCACTTCCTGATGGAGATAACCCCGGTCCATTTACTGGATGAGGGCAGCGCCAGGGTGCTGGTCGGGGCGGTGGTAATGCTGCGCTCAACGGCGCGTATGGGCCAGCAGCTTAAGGATCTGAGCGACCGCGACCCCGGCGCTTTCGACCCGGTGGTGGCGGTCAGCCCGCGTATGCACCAGGTGGTGGAGCAGGCGCGCAAGCTGGCACTGCTCAACGCGCCGCTGCTTATCACCGGCGAAACCGGCACCGGGAAAGATCTGCTGGCCCGGGCCTGCCACCTGGCCAGTACCCGTGCCCATAAACCGTATCTGGCCCTGAACTGTGCCTCTATCCCGGAAGGTGATGTGGAGAGCGAGCTATTCGGCAACGCCCGGGACGGGAAAAAAGGCTTCTTCGAGCAGGCGAATGGCGGCTCGGTGCTGCTGGATGAGATAGGCGAAATGTCGCCGGGCATGCAGACCAAATTGCTGCGTTTCCTCAATGACGGCACATTCCGCCGGGTGGGCGAGGATCATGAAATTCATGTGGATGTGCGGGTTATCTGCGCAACCCAGAAGAACCTGACCGATCTGGTGCACAAAGGGCTGTTCCGGGAAGATTTATACTACCGGCTCAATGTGCTGACCCTGAACCTGCCGCCGCTGCGGGAGCGCCCGCAGGACATTATGCCGCTTACCGAGCTGTTTGTGGCCCGCTTTGCAGACGAGCAGGGCGTACCCTGCCCGAAACTGGCTGTGGATCTGGGCACTGTACTGGGGCGCTACAGCTGGCCGGGAAATGTCCGCCAGCTGAAAAACACCCTCTACCGCTCACTTACCCAGCTGGAAGGCTACGAACTGCGCGCCCGGGATATCCTGCTGCCGGACTTTGACACCGCGACGCTGTCGGTCAGTGAAGATGCGATGGAAGGCTCCCTGGATGATATTACCCGGCGCTTTGAGTGCTCCGTGCTGACCCAGCTCTACCGCTCTTATCCCAGCACCCGTAAACTTGCGAAACGCCTCGGGGTTTCCCATACGGCGATCGCTAATAAGCTGCGTGAGTATGGCCTGGGGCAGAAAAAGGCCAGCGACGACTGA
- the paaZ gene encoding phenylacetic acid degradation bifunctional protein PaaZ → MQILPSFLAGTWQTGQGEGRTIRHAISGAPLWAVTSQGLDMAAAHRYAVQRGTTALSAMTFVQRAAMLKALAKHLLAQKETFYAISAETGATRADSWVDIEGGIGTLFAYAGLGNRELPDDTLWPEDELIPLSKQGQFAARHVLTSKSGVAVHINAFNFPCWGMLEKLAPTWLAGMAAIVKPGTASAQLAQAMVKSIVDSGLLPEGAISIICGGAGDLLDHLDGQDVVTFTGSAATGQQLKCHPNLVKRSVPFTMEADSLNCCVLAEDVTPEQPEFALFIREVVREMTAKAGQKCTAIRRIMVPQARVAEVQQALVAKLSAVQVGDPAREGVKMGALISTGQRDDVQRNVNALVQAGCQVVLGGEADPHSEGAFFPVTLLWCPQPDETPQVHALEAFGPVATLMPYRDHDHAMALARAGEGSLAGTLVTASEATARQFILGAARAHGRIQILNQASAAESTGHGSPLPLLVHGGPGRAGGGEELGGLRAVKHYMQRTAIQGSPSMLTAVSQQWVRGARVNEDSVHPFRKYFEELRIGDSLLTRRRTITEADIVNFAALSGDHFYAHTDVIGAAESLFGERVAHGYFVVSAAAGMFVDAGVGPVIANYGMENLRFIEPVKIGDTLQVRLTCKRKTAKPQKTAEDRPVGVVEWDVGIVNQHQQTVALYSILTLVSRQHGDFPAI, encoded by the coding sequence ATGCAGATATTACCCAGTTTCTTAGCGGGCACCTGGCAGACCGGCCAGGGTGAAGGCCGGACTATCCGGCACGCCATCAGCGGCGCCCCGTTGTGGGCCGTCACCAGCCAGGGGCTGGATATGGCCGCGGCACACCGCTATGCGGTGCAACGCGGGACAACCGCCCTGAGCGCCATGACCTTTGTACAGCGCGCCGCCATGCTCAAAGCCCTGGCAAAGCACCTGCTGGCGCAAAAAGAGACCTTCTACGCCATTTCTGCCGAAACCGGAGCCACCCGGGCCGACAGCTGGGTGGATATCGAAGGGGGAATAGGCACCCTGTTTGCCTATGCGGGGCTGGGCAATCGTGAATTACCGGACGATACCCTGTGGCCGGAAGATGAGCTTATTCCGCTCTCAAAACAGGGGCAGTTTGCCGCCCGCCATGTGCTGACCTCAAAATCCGGGGTCGCGGTGCATATCAACGCCTTTAACTTCCCCTGCTGGGGCATGCTGGAAAAACTGGCCCCCACCTGGCTTGCGGGCATGGCGGCTATTGTCAAGCCGGGCACCGCCAGCGCCCAGCTGGCCCAGGCCATGGTCAAATCCATTGTCGACAGCGGCCTGCTGCCGGAGGGCGCAATCAGCATTATTTGCGGGGGTGCCGGTGATCTGCTGGACCATCTGGACGGCCAGGACGTGGTGACCTTTACCGGCTCTGCCGCCACCGGCCAGCAGCTGAAATGCCACCCGAATCTGGTGAAGCGCTCAGTGCCGTTCACCATGGAGGCCGACTCCCTGAACTGCTGTGTGCTGGCAGAAGATGTCACCCCGGAGCAGCCGGAATTTGCGCTGTTTATCCGCGAGGTGGTGCGTGAAATGACCGCCAAGGCCGGGCAGAAATGTACCGCCATTCGCCGGATTATGGTGCCGCAGGCCCGGGTTGCCGAGGTGCAGCAGGCTCTGGTGGCAAAACTGAGTGCCGTGCAGGTGGGCGATCCTGCCCGGGAAGGGGTCAAAATGGGGGCGCTTATCAGCACCGGGCAGCGCGACGATGTGCAGCGCAACGTTAATGCCCTGGTGCAGGCCGGTTGCCAGGTGGTACTGGGCGGCGAGGCCGATCCCCACAGCGAGGGGGCCTTCTTCCCGGTCACCCTGCTGTGGTGCCCGCAGCCAGACGAAACCCCGCAAGTGCACGCGCTGGAAGCCTTTGGCCCGGTCGCCACGCTGATGCCCTACCGCGATCACGACCACGCCATGGCCCTTGCCAGAGCCGGTGAAGGCAGCCTGGCGGGCACGCTGGTCACCGCCAGCGAAGCCACCGCGCGCCAGTTTATCCTCGGCGCGGCCCGGGCCCACGGGCGTATTCAGATCCTCAACCAGGCCTCAGCGGCAGAGTCCACCGGCCACGGTTCACCGTTACCGCTTCTGGTTCACGGCGGCCCGGGCCGGGCGGGCGGCGGTGAGGAGCTGGGCGGGTTGCGGGCGGTGAAGCACTATATGCAGCGCACCGCAATCCAGGGCAGCCCGTCCATGCTGACGGCGGTCAGCCAGCAGTGGGTTCGCGGCGCCCGGGTGAATGAAGACAGCGTGCACCCGTTCCGTAAATATTTTGAAGAGCTGCGCATCGGGGACAGCCTGCTCACCCGTCGGCGCACCATCACCGAGGCGGATATCGTGAACTTTGCCGCCCTGAGTGGTGACCATTTCTACGCCCATACGGATGTTATCGGCGCGGCGGAGTCCCTGTTTGGCGAGCGGGTAGCCCACGGCTACTTTGTGGTCTCTGCCGCCGCCGGGATGTTTGTCGATGCGGGCGTAGGCCCGGTGATTGCCAACTACGGCATGGAGAACCTGCGCTTTATTGAGCCGGTTAAAATCGGCGACACGCTCCAGGTGCGTCTGACCTGTAAGCGTAAAACCGCCAAGCCCCAGAAAACCGCAGAAGATCGCCCGGTGGGTGTGGTGGAGTGGGATGTGGGGATCGTTAACCAGCATCAGCAAACGGTGGCGCTCTACTCGATCCTCACCCTGGTCAGCCGCCAGCACGGGGATTTCCCGGCCATCTGA
- a CDS encoding YcjX family protein codes for MKRIKHELQSLVNRGVDRHLRLAVTGLSRSGKTAFITALVNQLLAVHSGARLPLLTAAREERLLGVKRVPQRDLGIPRFTYDEGIAQLFGTPPAWPTPTRGVSEMRLALRYRSSESLLRHFKDTSTLYLEIVDYPGEWLLDLPMLAQDYLSWSRQMTGLLQGQRGEWSAKWRELSAGLDPFAPADENRLAAIAQAWADYLSTCKQQGLHFIQPGRFVLPGEMAGAPALQFFPWPDVDATGESRLSRADKHSNFAMLRDRFAWYCEHVVKGFYRDHFLRFDRQIVLVDCLQPLNSGPQAFNDMRLALTQLMQSFHYGQRTLFRRLFSPVIDKLLFAATKADHITLDQHANMVSLLQQLVQDAWQNAAFEGITMDCMGLASVQATESGLVDVNGEKIPALRGNRLSDGAPLTFYPGEVPARLPGSSFWATQGFQFEAFRPRVMDVDRPLPHIRMDAAMEFLFGDKLR; via the coding sequence ATGAAGCGAATTAAGCATGAATTGCAGTCGCTGGTAAACCGTGGGGTGGACCGGCATCTGCGTCTTGCTGTGACTGGTCTGAGCCGCAGCGGAAAAACCGCGTTTATTACCGCGCTGGTAAATCAGCTACTGGCGGTGCACAGCGGGGCCCGTTTGCCGCTGCTGACGGCTGCCCGGGAAGAGCGCCTGCTGGGGGTAAAACGTGTCCCGCAGCGGGATCTGGGGATCCCGCGCTTTACCTACGATGAAGGCATCGCCCAGTTATTTGGCACCCCTCCGGCCTGGCCGACCCCCACACGCGGGGTCAGCGAAATGCGCCTTGCCCTGCGCTATCGCTCGTCTGAATCGCTACTGCGCCACTTTAAAGACACCTCTACCCTGTATCTGGAAATCGTGGATTACCCCGGCGAATGGCTGCTGGATCTGCCGATGCTGGCCCAGGATTACCTCAGCTGGTCGCGCCAGATGACCGGGCTGCTCCAGGGGCAGCGCGGCGAGTGGTCAGCAAAATGGCGTGAACTGAGCGCCGGGCTGGACCCTTTCGCCCCGGCGGATGAAAACCGCCTGGCGGCAATTGCCCAGGCCTGGGCCGATTATCTGAGCACCTGTAAACAACAGGGGCTGCACTTTATTCAGCCGGGGCGCTTTGTGCTGCCGGGGGAGATGGCCGGGGCGCCTGCGCTGCAGTTTTTCCCGTGGCCGGATGTTGACGCCACGGGGGAGTCACGGCTCTCCCGGGCAGATAAACACAGTAATTTCGCCATGCTGCGCGACCGCTTTGCCTGGTACTGCGAGCATGTGGTGAAGGGCTTCTACCGGGACCATTTCCTGCGCTTTGACCGCCAGATAGTGCTGGTGGACTGCCTGCAACCGCTCAACAGCGGCCCCCAGGCGTTTAACGATATGCGCCTGGCGCTGACCCAGTTGATGCAAAGTTTCCATTACGGGCAGCGCACCCTGTTCCGGCGCTTGTTCTCCCCGGTTATCGACAAGCTGCTGTTCGCCGCCACCAAAGCGGACCACATCACGCTGGATCAGCACGCCAATATGGTGTCGCTGCTCCAGCAACTGGTGCAGGATGCCTGGCAGAACGCGGCCTTTGAGGGGATAACCATGGACTGCATGGGCCTTGCCTCGGTGCAGGCCACGGAAAGCGGCCTGGTGGACGTTAACGGGGAGAAGATCCCCGCTCTGCGCGGTAACCGGCTAAGCGACGGCGCGCCGCTGACATTTTACCCGGGAGAGGTGCCCGCCAGGCTACCGGGCAGCAGTTTCTGGGCCACTCAGGGGTTCCAGTTTGAAGCCTTCCGCCCGCGGGTGATGGATGTCGACCGCCCGTTGCCCCACATCCGGATGGATGCGGCCATGGAATTTTTATTCGGAGATAAATTACGATGA
- the paaB gene encoding 1,2-phenylacetyl-CoA epoxidase subunit PaaB, translated as MSKIYWPLYEVFVRNKQGLSHRHVGSLHAADDQMALENARDAYTRRNEGCSIWVVKASAITASQPEERGAFFDPADTKVYRHPTFYTLPDGIEHM; from the coding sequence ATGAGCAAAATTTACTGGCCGTTATATGAAGTGTTTGTGCGTAACAAGCAGGGGTTGTCCCACCGTCATGTGGGGAGCCTGCACGCCGCGGATGATCAGATGGCGCTGGAAAATGCCCGCGATGCCTATACCCGGCGTAATGAAGGCTGCTCCATCTGGGTGGTGAAGGCCAGCGCCATTACCGCCTCCCAGCCGGAAGAGCGCGGGGCGTTTTTCGACCCGGCAGATACCAAAGTGTACCGCCACCCGACATTTTACACGCTGCCCGACGGCATTGAGCACATGTGA
- the tynA gene encoding primary-amine oxidase, with protein sequence MAMTRFLPSRKTALALAIALVSTAWQPAALSHGGEAHMVPMTKTLADFGADVQWDDYAGMYTISKDGAYVKVKPNAKTAMVNGKPLALQVPVVMKNNQPWIAEGFINEVFQSGLDQTFQVEKKPHPLNALTAREITQAVEAVKKSPDFKPAMRFTEVSLYEPPKDQVWNFALSGKPVSTPRQARVTMLDGIHIVESTVDLSQQKVLSWTPLKEAQGMVLLDDFASVQTIISNSTEFAAALKKHGINDPKKVITTPLTVGYFDGKDGLRQDQRLLKVISYLDTGDGNYWAHPIENLVAVVDLEQKKIIKIEDGTVVPVPTAARPYDGRDRTAPAQKPLQIIEPEGKNYTITGDMIHWGNWDFHLRLDSRVGPVISTVTWNDNGTRRKIMYQGSLGGMIVPYGDPDIGWYFKAYLDSGDYGMGTLTSPIERGKDAPQNAVFLDETIADYTGKPMSIPRAIAVFERYAGPEFKHQELGKPNVSAERRELVVRWISTVGNYDYIFDWIFHDNGVIGIDAGATGIEAVKGVNARTMHDPSAKDDTRYGTLIDHNIVGTTHQHIYNFRLDLDVDGENNSLVAMDPVVKANSAGGPRSSTMQINQYAIGTEQEAASKFDPGTIRLLSNPNKENRMGNPVSYQIIPYAGGTHPVATGANFAKDEWIYHRLSFMDKQLWVTRYNPEERYPEGKYPNRSTHDTGLGAFSKDNQSLENSDNVVWITTGTTHVARAEEWPIMPTEWVHTLLKPWNFFNETPSINQAGKPAAKP encoded by the coding sequence ATGGCAATGACGCGTTTTCTCCCCTCCCGTAAAACAGCACTGGCACTGGCTATTGCTCTGGTCTCCACCGCCTGGCAGCCCGCCGCACTCTCTCACGGTGGCGAGGCCCATATGGTGCCGATGACCAAAACCCTGGCGGATTTTGGTGCCGACGTACAGTGGGATGACTACGCCGGGATGTACACCATCAGCAAAGACGGGGCCTATGTTAAAGTGAAGCCCAACGCCAAAACCGCTATGGTCAACGGCAAACCCCTGGCGCTCCAGGTGCCGGTGGTGATGAAAAATAACCAGCCCTGGATAGCCGAGGGCTTTATTAACGAGGTGTTCCAGTCCGGCCTGGATCAGACCTTCCAGGTGGAGAAAAAACCGCACCCACTCAATGCCCTCACCGCCCGGGAAATCACCCAGGCCGTAGAGGCGGTGAAAAAATCCCCGGATTTTAAACCCGCCATGCGCTTTACCGAAGTCTCCCTGTATGAGCCGCCCAAAGATCAGGTGTGGAATTTTGCGCTCAGCGGCAAGCCGGTCAGCACCCCGCGCCAGGCCCGCGTAACCATGCTCGACGGGATCCACATTGTGGAGAGCACCGTCGATCTCAGCCAGCAGAAAGTGCTCTCCTGGACCCCGCTCAAAGAGGCCCAGGGGATGGTACTGCTGGATGATTTCGCCAGCGTGCAGACCATCATCAGCAACAGCACAGAATTTGCCGCCGCCCTGAAAAAGCACGGCATTAACGATCCGAAAAAGGTCATCACCACTCCGCTGACCGTAGGCTATTTTGACGGCAAAGACGGGCTGCGCCAGGATCAGCGCCTGCTGAAGGTTATCAGCTACCTGGATACCGGCGACGGCAACTACTGGGCGCACCCGATTGAAAACCTGGTGGCGGTGGTCGATCTGGAGCAGAAAAAAATCATCAAAATTGAAGACGGGACCGTGGTCCCGGTGCCAACGGCGGCCCGCCCTTATGATGGCCGGGATCGCACTGCTCCGGCGCAAAAACCCCTGCAAATTATTGAGCCGGAAGGCAAGAACTACACCATCACCGGCGATATGATCCACTGGGGCAACTGGGACTTCCACCTGCGGCTCGACTCCCGGGTGGGCCCGGTTATTTCGACCGTGACCTGGAACGATAACGGCACCCGGCGCAAGATAATGTACCAGGGCTCACTGGGCGGGATGATTGTCCCCTATGGCGATCCGGATATTGGCTGGTACTTTAAAGCCTATCTGGACTCCGGCGATTACGGGATGGGCACCCTCACCTCCCCGATTGAGCGCGGTAAAGATGCCCCGCAAAATGCGGTCTTCCTTGATGAGACTATTGCGGATTACACCGGCAAACCCATGTCCATTCCCCGGGCTATCGCGGTGTTTGAGCGCTATGCCGGGCCGGAATTCAAGCACCAGGAGCTGGGAAAACCGAACGTCAGCGCCGAGCGCCGGGAGCTGGTGGTGCGCTGGATAAGCACCGTGGGGAACTACGACTATATCTTTGACTGGATCTTCCACGATAACGGCGTGATCGGTATTGATGCCGGGGCGACCGGTATTGAAGCGGTCAAAGGGGTGAACGCCAGAACCATGCACGACCCGAGCGCCAAAGACGACACCCGCTACGGGACGCTTATCGACCACAATATCGTTGGCACCACCCACCAGCATATTTACAACTTCCGCCTCGATCTGGATGTGGACGGAGAGAACAACAGCCTGGTGGCGATGGATCCGGTCGTCAAAGCGAACAGTGCCGGGGGCCCACGCTCCAGCACCATGCAGATTAACCAGTATGCCATCGGCACTGAGCAGGAAGCGGCCAGCAAATTTGATCCGGGCACTATCCGCCTGCTGAGTAACCCGAACAAAGAAAACCGCATGGGTAACCCGGTCTCTTACCAGATAATCCCTTACGCGGGCGGCACTCATCCGGTGGCCACCGGGGCCAATTTTGCCAAAGACGAGTGGATTTACCACCGGCTGAGCTTTATGGACAAGCAGCTGTGGGTTACCCGCTATAACCCGGAAGAGCGCTACCCGGAAGGGAAATACCCGAACCGCTCCACCCACGACACCGGGCTGGGGGCCTTCAGTAAGGATAATCAGTCACTGGAAAACAGCGATAACGTCGTGTGGATAACCACCGGCACCACCCATGTGGCCCGGGCGGAAGAGTGGCCGATTATGCCTACCGAATGGGTGCATACGCTGCTCAAACCGTGGAACTTCTTTAACGAAACCCCGAGCATTAACCAGGCCGGGAAGCCCGCCGCAAAACCGTAA
- the paaA gene encoding 1,2-phenylacetyl-CoA epoxidase subunit PaaA, which produces MSDEQQRRFDQRIASETAIEPQDWMPDAYRKTLIRQIGQHAHSEVVGMLPEGNWLTRAPSLRRKAILLAKVQDEAGHGLYLYSAAETLGCAREDLYQKLLDNQMKYSSIFNYPTLTWADVPVIGWLVDGAAIVNQVALCRTSYGPYARAMVKICKEESFHQRQGYEACTVLANGSDAQRQMLQDAINRFWWPALMMFGPGDDNSPNSARSLAWKIKLHTNDELRQRFVDNTVPQVELLGMTVPDADLYFDEATGHYRFGEINWDEFNQVIAGQGICNEERLAAKRQAWEAGAWVREAALAWSAKQAAPDAA; this is translated from the coding sequence GTGAGTGATGAACAGCAACGCCGCTTTGATCAGCGCATAGCCAGCGAAACGGCCATTGAGCCGCAGGACTGGATGCCGGATGCCTACCGTAAAACGCTGATTCGCCAGATTGGTCAGCACGCGCACTCTGAAGTGGTTGGCATGCTGCCGGAAGGTAACTGGCTGACCCGCGCCCCGAGCCTGCGGCGCAAAGCCATTCTGCTGGCCAAAGTGCAGGATGAAGCAGGCCACGGGCTGTACCTCTACAGCGCCGCAGAGACCCTGGGCTGCGCCCGGGAAGATCTCTACCAGAAGCTGCTGGACAACCAGATGAAGTATTCGTCCATCTTTAACTATCCCACCCTGACCTGGGCAGACGTACCGGTGATTGGCTGGCTGGTGGATGGTGCCGCCATCGTCAACCAGGTGGCCTTATGCCGCACCTCTTACGGCCCTTACGCCCGGGCGATGGTGAAAATCTGTAAAGAGGAGAGTTTTCACCAGCGCCAGGGGTATGAAGCCTGCACGGTACTGGCGAACGGGAGCGACGCGCAGCGCCAGATGCTCCAGGACGCCATTAACCGCTTCTGGTGGCCGGCCCTGATGATGTTTGGCCCCGGCGATGACAACTCCCCGAACAGCGCCCGCAGCCTGGCGTGGAAAATTAAGCTCCACACCAACGATGAGCTGCGCCAGCGGTTTGTGGATAACACCGTCCCCCAGGTTGAGCTGCTGGGCATGACCGTGCCGGATGCGGATTTGTACTTTGACGAGGCCACCGGCCACTACCGGTTTGGCGAGATCAACTGGGATGAGTTCAACCAGGTGATCGCCGGGCAGGGTATCTGCAATGAAGAGCGTCTGGCGGCGAAGCGTCAGGCATGGGAAGCCGGAGCCTGGGTCCGGGAAGCGGCCCTGGCGTGGTCGGCAAAACAAGCAGCGCCAGACGCGGCGTGA
- a CDS encoding YcjF family protein: MSDPIKPRIDFAQPLDVDTTPVYQPARDLTRAGTGFTPAPEVLTPEEETGAETVIEQALRPKRSLWRRMVGAGVALFGLSVIGQGVQWAHNAWVTQDWVAMGGCVAGGLIIGAGVGSVVTEWRRLWRLRQRADARERGRELLSSHGTGQGRAWCESLAAQAGIDQGHPALQRWHAAIHETQNDREVVELYARLVQPVLDSQARKEISRSAAESTLMIAVSPLALVDMAFIAWRNLRLINRIATLYGIELGYYSRVRLFRLVLLNIAFAGASELVREVGMDWVSQDLAAKISARAAQGIGAGLLTARLGIKAMELCRPLPWLEDDKPRLGDFRTQLIGQLKETLQKGKGSAGRT; encoded by the coding sequence ATGAGCGATCCGATTAAACCCCGTATCGACTTCGCCCAGCCACTGGATGTGGATACCACGCCGGTCTACCAGCCTGCCCGGGATCTGACCCGCGCCGGCACGGGGTTTACCCCGGCACCGGAAGTGCTCACCCCGGAAGAAGAGACCGGTGCTGAGACCGTTATCGAACAGGCCCTGCGCCCGAAACGCAGCCTGTGGCGGCGGATGGTGGGGGCCGGTGTGGCGCTGTTTGGCCTGAGCGTCATCGGCCAGGGGGTGCAGTGGGCCCATAATGCCTGGGTCACCCAGGACTGGGTCGCCATGGGGGGCTGTGTGGCCGGTGGGCTGATTATCGGCGCCGGTGTGGGCTCCGTGGTGACAGAGTGGCGGCGGTTATGGCGGCTGCGCCAGCGCGCCGATGCCCGGGAGCGGGGGCGTGAGCTACTCAGCAGCCACGGCACCGGCCAGGGCCGGGCCTGGTGTGAATCACTGGCCGCCCAGGCGGGGATCGACCAGGGGCACCCGGCGCTACAGCGCTGGCATGCGGCTATTCATGAAACCCAGAATGACCGCGAGGTGGTTGAACTGTATGCCCGGCTGGTGCAGCCGGTGCTCGACAGCCAGGCCCGTAAAGAGATCAGCCGCTCGGCGGCAGAATCTACGTTGATGATCGCCGTCAGCCCGCTGGCGCTGGTGGATATGGCGTTTATCGCCTGGCGTAACCTGCGGCTGATTAACCGCATTGCCACCCTTTATGGCATTGAGCTTGGCTATTACAGCCGGGTGCGCCTGTTCCGGCTGGTGTTGCTGAATATCGCTTTCGCCGGGGCCAGTGAGCTGGTGCGTGAGGTGGGCATGGACTGGGTATCCCAGGATCTGGCGGCGAAAATTTCCGCCCGGGCCGCCCAGGGGATCGGGGCCGGGTTACTGACGGCCCGCCTGGGTATCAAGGCGATGGAGCTGTGCCGCCCGCTGCCCTGGCTGGAAGATGACAAACCTCGGCTGGGCGACTTCCGCACCCAGCTTATCGGCCAGTTAAAAGAGACCCTGCAAAAAGGCAAGGGCAGCGCTGGCCGCACCTGA